A genomic stretch from Candidatus Angelobacter sp. includes:
- a CDS encoding PHP domain-containing protein gives MKFADLHLHTNFSDGTYTPEELTGRAKELRFAALALTDHDTVEGCARMAIACRTAGIEFVPATELTAELDGIELHLLGYFVDTHNRRLLAEMEKFQNVRQNRIREMVARLNRINVPLSADSVFALANCRSPGRPHVGRALVMGGFCASLDEAFERFLKKNRPAWVPKFKISALDAIGLIHQAGGLAVMAHPGLNRTDEIIPDLVAAGLDGIECFHTKHTASTAEHYVRLATEHGLLITGGSDCHGLSKGKPLIGTVRLPYEHMEKLKEAVSRRSVQPLNR, from the coding sequence ATGAAGTTCGCCGACCTCCATCTTCACACGAATTTTTCCGACGGCACCTACACGCCCGAGGAACTGACGGGTCGCGCGAAGGAACTGAGGTTTGCCGCCCTGGCGCTCACGGACCACGACACGGTGGAAGGCTGCGCGCGCATGGCGATTGCGTGCCGGACGGCGGGCATTGAATTTGTTCCCGCGACGGAATTGACGGCGGAACTGGACGGAATCGAGCTTCACCTGCTCGGCTACTTCGTTGACACGCACAACCGGAGGCTGCTGGCCGAAATGGAAAAATTTCAGAACGTCCGTCAGAACCGCATCCGCGAGATGGTCGCGCGCCTCAATCGAATCAACGTGCCGCTTTCCGCCGACTCTGTTTTCGCTCTTGCCAATTGCCGCTCGCCCGGCCGGCCGCACGTCGGACGCGCTCTGGTGATGGGCGGATTTTGCGCGAGCCTTGACGAGGCCTTCGAGCGTTTTCTGAAGAAGAACCGTCCGGCCTGGGTGCCGAAGTTTAAAATCTCGGCGCTCGATGCCATCGGGCTGATCCATCAGGCGGGCGGCCTGGCCGTGATGGCACATCCGGGGTTGAACCGCACCGACGAAATCATTCCCGACCTTGTTGCTGCGGGCCTCGACGGCATCGAATGTTTCCATACCAAACACACGGCATCCACCGCTGAGCACTATGTTCGCCTGGCGACGGAGCACGGCCTTTTGATCACCGGCGGCTCGGACTGCCACGGCCTCAGCAAAGGGAAACCCCTCATCGGGACCGTCAGGCTGCCCTACGAACACATGGAAAAGCTTAAAGAGGCGGTCAGCCGGCGATCGGTTCAACCATTGAATCGTTGA
- the nusB gene encoding transcription antitermination factor NusB: protein MGTRREARERAVQFLFQYDLNPSAELDDALNQFWDSQRAAALAEEKGPATWGEKVELPPPTAEESAARLFAEPLIRGTIEHRNEIDEHIKKHAKNWELHRIANVDRNVLRLAIYEMLYREDIPPVVSINEAVDIAKKFSTNDSGKFVNGILDKIKGELLRPARIVK, encoded by the coding sequence ATGGGCACACGACGTGAAGCGCGGGAACGCGCGGTGCAATTTCTCTTTCAGTATGACCTGAACCCGTCCGCGGAACTGGACGACGCGCTCAACCAGTTCTGGGACTCGCAGCGTGCCGCCGCGCTGGCGGAGGAGAAGGGGCCTGCCACCTGGGGAGAGAAGGTCGAGCTTCCGCCGCCCACTGCGGAGGAGTCCGCCGCCCGCCTCTTCGCCGAACCGCTCATTCGCGGGACGATCGAGCATCGCAACGAAATTGACGAGCACATCAAGAAGCACGCGAAGAACTGGGAATTGCACCGCATCGCCAACGTGGACCGTAATGTCCTGCGCCTGGCCATCTACGAAATGCTTTATCGCGAGGACATCCCGCCCGTGGTCAGCATCAACGAGGCGGTAGATATCGCGAAAAAGTTTTCCACCAACGACAGCGGCAAGTTTGTCAACGGCATCCTGGACAAGATCAAGGGCGAGCTCCTGCGTCCGGCGAGGATTGTCAAATGA
- the moeB gene encoding molybdopterin-synthase adenylyltransferase MoeB: MQLSNDEIRRYSRHLILPEVGLPGQKKICSTSVLCIGAGGLGSPIAMYLAAAGIGKLGIVDFDTVDFSNLQRQILHTDADVGRPKAQSAKETINGINPGVQVVLHNVRLTSENALEIIKQYDIIVDGTDNFPTRYLTNDACVLLKKPNVYGSIFRFEGQASVFAPHLGGPCYRCLYPEPPPPGMVPSCAEGGVLGVLPGIIGCIQATEILKLALGKGGSLVGRLLLFNALDMKFRELKLRRDPQCPICGDTPTITKLIDYEMFCGIAPEPATPAQNPDEVTVHDMKKALEDPKLGIKVIDVREPDEYEIAHVDGVPLFPLSTLQEKFTELDPNQQYYIHCKSGIRSMKALKFLREQGFKYLKNVKGGITAWADEIDHNVPKY; this comes from the coding sequence ATGCAATTAAGCAACGATGAGATTCGCCGTTACTCACGGCACCTGATCCTCCCCGAAGTCGGTTTGCCCGGCCAGAAAAAGATTTGTTCCACCAGCGTCCTCTGCATCGGCGCCGGCGGGCTTGGCTCCCCTATCGCCATGTATCTTGCCGCCGCTGGCATCGGCAAGCTCGGCATCGTGGACTTCGACACGGTGGATTTCTCGAATCTCCAGCGCCAGATTCTGCACACGGACGCCGATGTGGGCCGGCCCAAGGCGCAGTCGGCAAAGGAAACCATCAACGGAATCAACCCCGGCGTCCAGGTCGTCCTCCACAACGTCCGACTCACGAGCGAAAACGCCCTCGAGATCATCAAGCAGTACGACATCATCGTGGATGGCACCGACAACTTTCCGACACGTTACCTGACCAACGACGCCTGTGTGCTGCTCAAAAAGCCCAATGTTTATGGCTCGATCTTCCGTTTTGAGGGCCAGGCCAGCGTGTTCGCGCCGCACCTCGGCGGGCCTTGCTATCGCTGCCTTTATCCCGAACCGCCGCCGCCCGGCATGGTCCCCAGTTGCGCGGAAGGCGGCGTGCTCGGCGTGTTGCCCGGCATCATTGGCTGCATCCAGGCCACCGAGATTTTGAAACTGGCGCTCGGCAAGGGCGGTTCACTCGTCGGCCGACTGCTCCTGTTCAACGCGCTCGACATGAAGTTCCGCGAACTGAAACTGCGCCGGGACCCCCAATGTCCGATCTGCGGCGACACGCCGACGATCACAAAACTGATCGACTACGAAATGTTCTGCGGTATCGCGCCCGAGCCGGCGACGCCCGCGCAGAATCCGGACGAGGTCACCGTGCATGACATGAAAAAGGCGCTGGAAGACCCGAAGCTTGGCATCAAGGTCATCGATGTGCGCGAGCCCGACGAATACGAAATCGCTCATGTTGACGGTGTGCCGCTGTTTCCGCTCAGCACGTTGCAGGAGAAGTTCACGGAACTCGACCCGAACCAGCAGTATTACATTCACTGCAAGAGCGGTATCCGCTCGATGAAGGCGCTGAAATTCTTGCGCGAGCAGGGATTCAAGTATTTGAAGAACGTCAAGGGCGGCATCACCGCCTGGGCGGATGAAATTGATCACAACGTGCCCAAGTATTGA
- the ftsY gene encoding signal recognition particle-docking protein FtsY, which yields MSLFQKLKSGLAKTHGRLAQEIKRIVTRSPKLAGESLEELEAVLIAADLGVAVTQQIVGAVKKTYESQGSAGLDVFAIARAEIERNLSLNKPDLIKAAGGLSVVSIVGVNGTGKTTTAAKLAHLVQSQGQTALLAACDTFRAAAIEQLKLWGARLKVDVIAGAYGADAAAVAHDAVTAAQARKADYLFIDTAGRLHTKHNLMQELHKLHRVIGKQLPGAPHEVLLVLDGSTGMNALNQAREFNKAVPLTGLIVTKLDGTSKGGMVVAIQKELGLPIKFIGLGEQPDDLQPFDAKQFAQALFEE from the coding sequence ATGAGCTTGTTTCAAAAACTCAAGTCCGGCCTTGCCAAGACCCACGGCAGGCTGGCGCAGGAAATCAAACGCATTGTCACGCGCTCTCCCAAACTTGCCGGCGAATCGCTCGAAGAACTCGAGGCCGTTCTCATTGCCGCCGATCTCGGCGTGGCCGTGACCCAACAAATTGTGGGCGCGGTGAAAAAAACCTATGAATCCCAGGGCAGCGCGGGTCTGGATGTGTTCGCCATCGCCCGCGCTGAAATTGAAAGAAATCTTTCGTTGAATAAACCCGATTTGATCAAGGCCGCTGGCGGCCTGAGCGTCGTCTCGATTGTCGGGGTCAACGGTACGGGCAAGACGACAACCGCCGCCAAGCTCGCGCATCTCGTCCAGTCGCAAGGCCAGACCGCTTTGCTTGCCGCGTGCGACACCTTTCGCGCCGCTGCGATCGAGCAGCTCAAACTCTGGGGTGCGAGGCTCAAGGTCGACGTCATCGCGGGCGCGTATGGCGCGGACGCCGCCGCCGTGGCGCACGACGCCGTCACCGCCGCGCAGGCGCGCAAGGCCGATTACCTCTTCATTGACACCGCGGGCCGACTGCACACCAAGCACAACCTCATGCAGGAACTGCACAAGCTCCATCGCGTCATCGGCAAGCAACTGCCCGGTGCGCCGCACGAAGTCCTGCTCGTGCTCGACGGCAGCACCGGCATGAACGCGTTGAACCAGGCGCGTGAATTCAACAAAGCCGTCCCGCTCACCGGTCTGATCGTGACCAAGCTCGACGGCACGAGCAAGGGCGGCATGGTGGTGGCGATTCAGAAGGAACTCGGCCTGCCCATCAAATTCATCGGCCTCGGCGAACAACCGGACGATTTGCAGCCCTTCGACGCCAAACAATTCGCGCA